The stretch of DNA AAAATTCTAATAATTTCTATTATATCATATGTAATTTTTTTATAGAATAAAATTAATTCTAAAGTTTTTTAAATTTTTTTAATATTTTAAGAGCCTTTAAATTTCTACATATTAAAAATAAAAGTGGTTTAAACTTTTAGTTTAAACCACTCTCATTTAATAAATTGGTATCCCCAACAGGGATCGAACCTGTATCTGTCCCTTAGGAGGGGACTGTTCTATCCATTGAACTATGGAGACTTACTCAATAAATAAATTGTATATCAGTCATTTCGAATTGTCAACAATATAACCCATTTAATACCAAATTCTATTTCCTAGGAAATCTTTTCTTTTGATATTTTGTAGAATTATTAATTGTTTATTTACTTTTATATGTTTATGCTTTGTTATATACTTTATTATGTAATTATTTATAAGGTTATGGAAAGAAAGGATTGATTTACTATGTTTAGAAGCATTATATGGTATATATACTTTTTCTTAAGTCTTATTATGACTATTCCTGGTATATATAAGGTTAAACGCCTTGAAAAAAAGGGACTTACTGAAGAGAAGAAAGCGTATGTTCATAAATTCACATCTTCATGGGCTAATTCATTATTGAAGCTTGCTGGAGTTAAAGTAACGGTACATGGTGCTGAAAACTTACCAAAGGATAGAACAGTATTATTTATTGGAAATCATCAAGGTAATTTTGATATTCCTATATATATGAGTAAAATTGATATGCCAAAAGGATTTATTGCTAAAACTGAAATAAAGAAAATGGCTGGTATAAGAACTTGGATGGAATTTATGAATTGTGTATTTATGGATCGAAGTAATATAAGAAAAGCTGGTGAAGCTATTATCCAAGGTATTAGAAACCTAAAAAATGGAGATTCAATGGTTATTTTCCCTGAAGGTACAAGAAGTAAAGGAGATAAAATTGCTGATTTCAAAGCTGGTAGTTTTAAACTAGCAACTAAATCAAAAGCTCCTATAGTTCCTGTAACTATGAATGGATCATATAAAATAATGGAAGGTACTAAAGGTCCTTGGCTTAGACCTGCTGAAGTTGAATTATATATTCATCCATTAATTGAAACAGCTAATCTTACAAAAGAAGAGCAAGATGAACTACCAAAACTAGTTCATAGTATAATAAAAAGTAAATTACCAAATAACTAATTATATAAAGAAAAGCAGTAGTATGAAATATCTAATAAACTTTCATATTACTGCTTTATTAATTTTATCTAATTATGCAACTTGGCTTTGTCCACCACTTATTACATCTTTTAACCACTTTCCTGATTTCATTCTAGCTCTTTCAAAGAAAATTTTCATCAATTCTTCACAACACACTAAAAAATAAACTGCTGTTATTGGTAAATGTAACAATGTTGCTCCTAAGAATGAGAATGGAACTGCAAAACACCATATTGTTCCTAATTGAACTAAAGTTGAATATAGAGTATCTCCACCACCTCTAAATATTCCAACTATCATAAGCACATTATAGAATCTTAATGGGCAAAATATAGCCATAATCCTTAATACTACAATTGTATTGGCAAAGGTTTCTGATGTAACACTAAAAGGTTTAACTATTATAGGCGCTGTTATCCATAATAATACTCCAACAACTAACCCTACTATCGGAGCCACTACTTCTAATTTTATAGCATAGTCAATGGCTGTCTTTTCTTCCTTAGCTCCAATTTTATTACCTACCATTATTGCTGCTGCACTAGCAAGCCCTATTGATAAACCCATAAACATATTATTTAAAGTTGTAGCTATTTGCATAGTTGCAACTGCACTTGTCCCTATTTGAGCATAAGCAATTGAATATGCAGTCATTCCTAATGACCATAATAACTCATTTATAATAACTGCTGTCGATGTTCTAAAATACATCTTTATATATGCAATATTAAATCCAAATAATTCTTTCAACTTAGCTGATACTATATTCTTTCTTAAATAAACCATAGCTATTATAAATATCATTTCAACTAGACGAGCTATAGTTGTAGCTAATGCTGCCCCAGCTACTCCCATTGGCTTCGTGCCTAAGTTTCCAAAAATAAACACCCAATTTAAAAACGCATTACATAAAACTCCTAGTAAACTTGCATACATAGGTAATTTAGGTTGCTCTGTACTTCTTAACGCTGCTGAAAAAGCTTGCGTAAGATTAGTAAATATGTAGCTTATAGAAACTATTCTAAGATAGCTTGACCCAAGTTCAACAACTCTAGGATCTTTAGATAATATACTCATTACTACTTCTGGGAAGCATAATGCTATGCTACCAAATAGAATTGAAGCTATAAATCCTACACTTATATCAACACCTAATATTCTCTTAATATTCGAAGTATCTTTTCTTCCCCAATATTGTGCCATAAATACACTTGCCCCAGCATT from Clostridium chauvoei encodes:
- a CDS encoding lysophospholipid acyltransferase family protein encodes the protein MFRSIIWYIYFFLSLIMTIPGIYKVKRLEKKGLTEEKKAYVHKFTSSWANSLLKLAGVKVTVHGAENLPKDRTVLFIGNHQGNFDIPIYMSKIDMPKGFIAKTEIKKMAGIRTWMEFMNCVFMDRSNIRKAGEAIIQGIRNLKNGDSMVIFPEGTRSKGDKIADFKAGSFKLATKSKAPIVPVTMNGSYKIMEGTKGPWLRPAEVELYIHPLIETANLTKEEQDELPKLVHSIIKSKLPNN
- a CDS encoding MATE family efflux transporter, translated to MKKVLKDKVFMGTMLSLALPITLQNFITSSLNLVDNLMIGRLGEEAIASVGLANQYFFIFMLCLSGINAGASVFMAQYWGRKDTSNIKRILGVDISVGFIASILFGSIALCFPEVVMSILSKDPRVVELGSSYLRIVSISYIFTNLTQAFSAALRSTEQPKLPMYASLLGVLCNAFLNWVFIFGNLGTKPMGVAGAALATTIARLVEMIFIIAMVYLRKNIVSAKLKELFGFNIAYIKMYFRTSTAVIINELLWSLGMTAYSIAYAQIGTSAVATMQIATTLNNMFMGLSIGLASAAAIMVGNKIGAKEEKTAIDYAIKLEVVAPIVGLVVGVLLWITAPIIVKPFSVTSETFANTIVVLRIMAIFCPLRFYNVLMIVGIFRGGGDTLYSTLVQLGTIWCFAVPFSFLGATLLHLPITAVYFLVCCEELMKIFFERARMKSGKWLKDVISGGQSQVA